Genomic window (Candidatus Scalindua japonica):
CAGAGAATATCAGGACACCGTATAACTGTACAAAACATCGTAATTTGGCATGAATTAATAGGTATAAGCGCTGATGAAATTGCTGCTGAATACGATTTAACTCTTGCTGATGTTTATGCAGCACTAGCTTATTATTATGATCATCAAGAAGAAATTGACAAATCAATACAAGATAGCAATTCTTTTGTAGACGCTTTAAAACTTAAAACACTCTCCAAGGTTTCTCAAAAAATCAATGCAAAAAAAACTTAGATTTTCACCGATGAACATGTTCACAGTTCCGTTGTAAAAGGATTAAGGTCCCGAGGCATTGATGTGTTAACAATAAAAGAAGCCGGGATGTTAGGTGCAACAGATACTGACCATATCGCATTAGCAAAAAAAAGAAGGAAGGGTAATTTTTACTCAAGACGTAGACTTCCTTCGTCTTCATGCTAAAGGTACAGAACACTGCGGTATTGTTTATGCGCAGCAACAGACACCCATTGGCGAGATAATACGTGGCTTAACCCTTCTCCATCAAATTCTTGATTACAACGATATGCAAAACCACATCCACATCGAATTTTTATAATATGACAATCTTCAATAAAAAAGTGTCTGTCCCTCATTTCGGAAAATCCAGTAATTTACTCCTTGACAATTATAATACAATATAATATGTTGCACTCATTCTCAATACACATTTTAATGTCCAGGATATTCAAATTTTAAGATTTCCTGTCACTCATGTTCTTCAGAATGACACTTTGGTT
Coding sequences:
- a CDS encoding DUF433 domain-containing protein yields the protein MTTKTLNDHINMTDGVVGGNQRISGHRITVQNIVIWHELIGISADEIAAEYDLTLADVYAALAYYYDHQEEIDKSIQDSNSFVDALKLKTLSKVSQKINAKKT